From Paenibacillus graminis:
CTTCGCTGTTAATCAGCTTAGCAGATTCCTGGTATTTCTTACCATGTTTAGCCATGAAAATGTTCCTCCTTTGTGGTATTAGCGGAAATTCCTCCCACATATTGCGGTCATGCAAGACCGGTTCACCGAAAACATATTAGTCTTCGATTGTGATTCCCATGCTGCGGGCAGTACCTTCAACCATACGCATTGCAGCTTCGATAGATGCAGCGTTCAGGTCAGGCATTTTTGTTTCAGCGATTTCACGAACCGCTGCGCGGCCCAGCTTCGCTACTTTTTTCTTGTTTGGTTCACCGGATCCTTTTTCTACTTTTGCAGCGATGCGAAGCAGAACGGCAGCCGGAGGAGTTTTGGTGATGAAGGTAAAGGAACGGTCTTCAAATACTGTAATTTCAACCGGGATGATCAGGCCAGCCTGGTCGGCAGTACGAGCGTTGAATTCCTTACAGAATGCCATGATGTTGACACCTGCTTGACCTAACGCCGGACCTACTGGAGGCGCTGGATTCGCTTTCCCTGCAGGAATCTGCAGTTTCACCATTTTGATAACTTTTTTAGCCATGAGTGACACCTCCTTGCGTAAATAGTGGTATTCGAACGCTGTATAGCGTTCTCCCACAAGAAACCCTTGCGACTGTTATATTTTCTCCACTTGAGTGAAATCCAACTCCAGCGGGGTTTCCCGTCCAAACATGTTGACATGCACTTTAATCTTGCTCTTGTCAGCCAAAATCTCTTCCACGGAGCCCACAAAATTCGCAAAGGGACCAACCATAATACGTACGGATTCCTTGATTTCGAAATCAATCTTCGCTTTAGGTTCAACCATGCCCATATGCTTCAGAATTTGTTCAACTTCTTCCGGAAGCAGAGCGGTAGGTTTGGACCCGGAACCTGTCGAACCGACAAATCCGGTTACGCCCGGCGTATTGCGGACTACGTACCATGAATCATCAGTCTGAACCATTTCGACCAAAACATAACCAGGGTAAACTTTACGCATAACGGTTTTTTTCTTTCCGTCTTTGTTTACCAGTTCTTCTTCCATAGGAACAAGAACACGGAATATTTTGTCTTCCATGCCCATGGACTCAACGCGTTTTTCCAAATTGGCCTTAACCTTAT
This genomic window contains:
- the rplK gene encoding 50S ribosomal protein L11, producing MAKKVIKMVKLQIPAGKANPAPPVGPALGQAGVNIMAFCKEFNARTADQAGLIIPVEITVFEDRSFTFITKTPPAAVLLRIAAKVEKGSGEPNKKKVAKLGRAAVREIAETKMPDLNAASIEAAMRMVEGTARSMGITIED
- the nusG gene encoding transcription termination/antitermination protein NusG — translated: MEKRWYVVHTYSGYENKVKANLEKRVESMGMEDKIFRVLVPMEEELVNKDGKKKTVMRKVYPGYVLVEMVQTDDSWYVVRNTPGVTGFVGSTGSGSKPTALLPEEVEQILKHMGMVEPKAKIDFEIKESVRIMVGPFANFVGSVEEILADKSKIKVHVNMFGRETPLELDFTQVEKI